ACAAATTGCGCCACTAGCCAAGCTAACAGGCTACCAAGCAGCCCAAGACTCAATACACTTGGCAGATATAAATGTCTCATTGCAGGATTGAAACGCTGAGGAAAATTGACTTTCAGGGATGCACTGAGGGGAGGAGCATCACCTTGTTCAAAAAAAACTGCAAAAGATTTCTTCGGTTGTCAATTTCTTAGGATCAGTTACTTGGCGGTGAGAGTTTTTTACGAATGAAAGTCGGAATGTCTAAATTTTTGTGAAAGTCCCTGCGGTTCTGAAACCCCCGAATGGTCGGTTGCGCAGTTAGAGTTGGATTAGCAGTCGAGATCGTAGTCTTCCCCGTCACATCAACATTATTTACAATGCTTTCAGTAGTTCTGGACATCTCTTTGAGTTCTTGAGATCGCCGCTTATGAGCATCCGTCAACTTCTTAGCTGCAGACGAGTTAAAAATTTCCTTTGGGGTTGTCTCAGTTTCTACTACTTCTGGTCGCCTTATCCTTGCACCTGAAGCAGTTGCCACTGCAATTACTGGTTCCACAGTTTCTACGATAACAGAGTCTTCATTTCTATCCGGTGGAGCATTTGTTTTTTGGATTGTTGGAATTGCTTCAACCTGGCCTACTGCTTCGTCTGGTTCCTCTAGCGGAACCCTTTCCTCTAGAAAGTGATTTGTTGGTGCGGCAACATATATCACAGGTTCAACCTCTTCATCACCAACTTCACTTCCGCCTAGAGAATAAAAAGGAGGTTCTTTCGATTCATCATCTGCAACCTCTGGGATTCCTTCCTCTACTGCATCTAGACTTAGAGTAGGAATCGGTTCTGGTTGAATTTCATTCTTTTCAATTAGATGCTCAGCCTGGTCGGTTTCGGCTACGAAGCTGATTCTAGGCTCTTCCTCTGGTGCAAATGATGATTCCTCTTCTTCAATCACTTCTGGTTCTAGGGTGAAAACGATCGCTGGGGTATTTGATTCATTTACTTCCTCTACCTCTACTTCTTCCTCTTCTTCAGTCACTAAAGCGATCGTGGGTTCTGAAGGCTCAAATCCAACCATCCTCTCCGGCTCAATTTCTACCTCTTTTATATCCGGTATTTGCTCCTCGGCAATTGGCGACTCTGGAACCTCTTTGATAATTTCTTCAGCAGAACTTTTCGTTGAAACAGATGGTTGATTATCAAATCCTGTTGCAATCACCGTAATCAAAATCTCATCACCCAAGCTTGGATTAATGGAAGCACCCCAAATGATCACAGCATCTTCATGACCTTGTTCTTCAATAAATGATGACGCCTCATGAACTTCATGTAGTGTCATGGTTTCGCTGCCGACAACATTCATCAGAATGCCTCGAGCCCCTCTAATATTGCAATCACTTAGAAGTGGACTTTGTATGGCTCGTTCTGCTGCTCTTCTAGCACGCTTGTCACCGGAGGCTCGGCCTGTCCCCATCACCGCCTTGCCCTTGTTTTCCATGACTGTACGGACATCAGCAAAGTCCAGATTGACAATGCCGTCTAACGTGATCAGATCTGAAATTCCTTGAATACCTTGCCGAAGGACATCATCAGCAAAACTGAACGCTTCCATCAAGGAGGTACGTTGATCAATTATTCCCAACAGATTATTATTGGGAATGATAATCAGCGTATCGACGTGCTTTTGCAGTTCTTCAATGCCTTCTTCTGCTAAACGACGACGTTTACTCGCTTCAAAATTGAATGGGAGTGTAACGACACCAACTGTCAGTGCGCGTGATTCCCGGGCTATCCTTGAGATGACTGGGGCTCCACCAGTTCCAGTCCCCCCCCCCATCCCAGCAGTGATGAAGACCATATCCGCTCCATCAATACTCTCACGGATCTGGGCTTCGCTTTCCATCGCAGCTGCACGACCCACCTCCGGCTTCGCACCCGCACCAAGTCCCCTTGTACTGGAACGCCCAAGTTGCAGTTTGAAAGTCGCCTTGGACTTATTAAGATCCTGCAAATCTGTATTAGCAGCGATGAATTCGATACCGCTTACCCCTGCATCAACCATTCGATTTATAGCATTTCCACCCCCACCACCAATTCCAATTACCTTGATGTTTGGAGTGTCGCTTTGCACCGGTTGGATGTTAGCAAATCCTAAATCAAGCACCGTATGCTCCTTCTGATCTTTTCAATCACCCTAGATAGGTGAGGTAATTTGTTTAGAAAAATTCATGCAACCATTCCTTCATTCTTCGGGCGACTTTGTGGAACATATTTGTGTCGTCACCACTGAAGTTCAGTTTTCCTTGATTACTATTGATTCCATAGCGCACCAGGCCGACACTGGTAGCATATTTTGGAGAGTAGATTAGTTCCTGTAGACCTGCAACATTCTCTGGGAATCCCACCCTTACTGGAAGATTTAGGACTTGTGAAGCTAGGCCATCTGCCCCGGGCATGATGCAGGTTCCACCTGTTATCACGACGCCAGATGCCATCACACTGCGATATTCTGATTTCTCAATCTCTTGGGCGATGAATTCGAAGATCTCACGGAAACGGGCTTCAATGATTTCAGCCAAGACCTGCTTTTGAACGCTACGGTTGTTTCGTCCCCCAACACTCGGGACATGGATTGTTTCTTCACTCCCTACAAGATCAACCATGGCAACTCCATGCTCATGTTTGATCTCTTCTGCTTCAGCTAGAGGTGTACTTAAGCCTATTGCAATGTCATGGGTGAGATGGTTTCCTCCTAAGGCTAGCACGGCTGTATGGACGATACTGCCTTCCGAATAGATTGTGATATCGGTTGTGCCACCCCCTATGTCTACCAAAACGACCCCAACTTCCTGCTCATCTGGACTCAGGACAGCCTGACTGGAAGCCAAGGGCTCTAGCACAATATCATCAACTTCCAAACCAGCCTGATTACAGCATTTTACGATATTTTGAGCTGAAGTAACAGATCCCGTGACAATATGGACTTTTACTTCAAGTAGGGCTGCTGCCATTTCAAGGGGATTTTGAACCCCATCTTGTTCGTCAACAATGAACTCTTGCGGCAAAATATGGAGAACTTCGCGATCGTTTGGAATCAAGACTTGTGCCGCATCAATCACTCTTCGAATATCTTCTTCAGAGACAGTACGATTGTGTACCGTAACCATTCCCCGGCTATTTTGTCCCTTGATGTGATGCCCAGCAATTCCAGCATAGACAGAATTGATCTGCTGACCGCACATCAATTCGCACTCTTCGATAGCTTTCTTGATCGAATTGACAGTCTTTTCAATGTTAACGACGACGCCCTTGCGCAAACCTTCTGATTTGGCAGTTCCTACACCGACAACATGTAATTGTTCTTTACTATTGGCATCGACAGCAATTGCGCAAATCTTGGTAGTGCCGATATCTAAACCAACAACCAGATTAGTGCTTTTGCTCTTAGATGGCATCCATGCTCCTCTCCGGGGGGACCGGTAGTGTAGATAAGGTGACAAGCTGTGTAAACAGCCACTACTCACTCAGTCTTCTTCCATGAAGCTCAAAGTGTACCGTAGAATAGTGCAAAAACCGTGAAAAGTTCTAAAACCTTTCATTTGAGAAGCCAAAATGATGTGAAGCCCACTCAAAATTTGAGTTCATTACAAAATTATCGAGCAAAGGCACAGGTAGTCCCATTTAAGTTACTGGTTTTTCCTTTCGAGCAAGGGACTTGCCTGTCATCAAAGGCTCCACAGAAATACCCTCCAGGTGCCAGATCTGTCTGCACTTCTGGCAAGACGCTACTTCCCGCAGCCTGCAATGGAATTACCGCATGCTGATCATTGACCATGAACCGACGAGTGCCCCGTTGCATCACATGCAAACAGACGTGTTCTAGCTCATTTGAGTAGTCGGAAGGATAGACATAGTACGAATCTGATGCACATGCAGCTAAGCTTGAAGCTACCAACACGAGGACGACCACCAGTTGTTTCATTGAAACAGTCTACGGACATCGTTCAAATTCAGCGATGGACATACCGCAATCACCCGATCTCCTGGTTGAATGTGGGTATCACCAACGGCCACCTGCCACTCACCACCTGATTCAACACCTCCAACTAGGATTTTATGATCCTGCATGTAATTCGCTAATTTTCGGAGAGGTTTTTTAGTAATCAAGGAACCGGATGGGGCGAGCAACTCTACAACTTCAGCATCCACTCCATGCAAGTGTGCCACTGACAACAATTCACTCCGGCGTATGAATTTTAAGATTTCATTAGCCGCAGAAATTTTGGTATTCAGTGCGATGTCCAAACCAATTGTAGAGGCTAGCACGAGGTAATCCTCCTTATTGACTAGCGCAATTGTTTTCCCCACACTTCCGTTTGGATCCCGATTCTGCTTATTCATAAGGTGCTTGGATAGAAGACAACTGATGATGTTGGTCTCATTCTCTCCGGTTGTCGCAATGAAAGTGTCCATTTCATCAAGATTGGCGGTGATCAATGTATTGGCGTCTGTACCATCCCCGTGAATCACCTGAGTATTCCTCAGCAGCCCTGCCAATTCTTCTGCTGTATGAATATCTTTTTCAACCAGCACCACACTCATTGAACCTTCTAGCAGTTGGGCCACACGACGACCGATCCGGCCACCACCTAGAATCATCACTCTTTGAAGAGTCCGCTGCTGCACTCCCATCTCACGCATGATGCGGGGGATGTCTTGTTCAAGAGCAAACAAGAAGACCTGGTCAAAAGGTCTCACGACCTCATTGGCTCCAGGAATCATCGTAGTGATGCCCCTAGCGATTGCAACCAAGCGAAATGAGAAAGGATAAACAGCAGCTAGTTCTCTGGGAGTTTTCCAAACGATGGGAGTTTGCTCGGTCACACGTAGACCAAGCACTTTCATTCGTCCCTCGCAGACATCAATCATGTCATTTCCAGCAGCCCTCAATACTAATCGCTCGATTTCCTTCGCGACCAGTTCCTCTGGGTGAACCATCAGATCAATCTTGAGTTCTTCTGCCGGCAGTAGGCTTCCTTTTTCAAAATCCAGCGAACGTACCCGAGCAATCTTCCTTCTGATTCCGTACTTATCCGCAATCAGCCCAGCCATCATGTTTGTGGCGTCATCATTTGTGACAGCTAGCATCAAATCCATTTGCTTCGCCCGAGCATGCTCCCAAAGTTGCAATTGCATGGAGTTGCCCGAGACAATCCGAACATCCAGTTGTTCACTGGCTTGACGGAGCAGATGGGGATCTGTTTCAATCACTGTGACAGCATGTCCTTCGTTACTCAATCTTTTGGTCAGATGCATGCCAACCCCACCTAGCCCAAGAATTAGGACGTTTTCATTTTCCATGATGTCAGATCATCATCTCATATTGACCAAGTTGAGAGCGGTCGGAAATCGGATTCTTGGAAGAAATGTCTACTGCATAGAATCCATCCGCATGCCCAACACTAGAAGCATCATAGATTTCATCTGGGTTTTCTCCATACTCCAGGCAATGTTGAACAGCATGCCCAATCCAGGGTTCCAATTTCAGTACAACAGTCTTTTTGCGCAGTCGACCTTGATCGTCCCGGTTGAGAACATTTGGAATAGTGTTGGTTGTGATGAATTGTGTCAGGTAGGGAGAATTGAGATTCTCTCGTGCCTCTGGACAGATGTAGGTGTGGGTGCTGTAGAAGAATATTTTCTCTGGGGCACATGATGGATTTTCGGCCAACATTTTCACACTGGCTGCAATGGTGCCTCCAGTACGGACCATATCATCTAGAATGAAGACATCCCGATTTTTGAGAAGGCTCACATCATTAGAAGCATCAATCTCCACATCTCGTTGACCATGGCGTGTCTTCTTCATCGTGACAAGTAAAGAGTTTCGCAATCCAGAAAATTCCTGAACCTTCCTCACAAAATCAACAGCTCCATCATCTGGGGCAACAAAGCCAACATGCTCACCGTAATTCCACAGCCGAACCAATCCGGATCTCAACACATAATTTGCAACAATATGAGCGATATCCAAATTAATATAACGTGGTTTCCCGGTTGATTGCTCACCTGCAAAAACATTTTGATAAATCTCTTTCACTACCTCTGGCTTGTGATTGTGAACAGTCATCACTAAATCAACTCCAGCAGCCTTTAGCATCCGTGCGTAGAGTTCTGCAGAACAAGGTTGCCCAACAAATTTCACCTTGGAAGTAAAATCTAAAGCTTGTGGATGGTTACGAGTTCTTGGTCCTCGGTCTTGGGCTGAATAGAAAAGATCTGGTTCGACCAAGGCAACGAACTCAGCCCCATTTTCTTTGGCAGCTGAAGCGAGTAGACAATTGCGCATCGCCAACTCATTGCGAGTGTAGTGTGCGGAACTGGTGGAGAGGATATATACAGACTTGCCTTGAAGCCCAAAGCCAAGATTCTCCTCAGTAGGATCATCCAGCAGGAAACGAGGACAAAACTCGCTGTTGACGAAGGTTTTTAGGCCAACAATATCAGAGATATCGATTTTTTGAGAGCGGGCGTGGGCGACACCGATTGCAAATGAGGCGTCACTCACATTTGAGACAAGCAGATAATTGCTGTGATGATCCATCAAAGTTCTTGCTCGCAGAAGTACCTGCCTGATCCCTCACAGATCAAGGCAGGCTAAAAGTTGAAGAACGTGGTCAGTCCCCCTGCAAAAAGATATATTGAGAACCTTGTTGAGTTCTCACCAGCAGCAAGATTCCATCTTGCAGGGAACGTTCACTGCCCACACGCCGAAAATCAGCTAGATTGTCTATATTCTGGCGGTCCATTTCCACCACAAGCATTCCAGCCCTCAGCCCTGCTTCAGAGGCCGAAGAATCTGGTTCTACTTCAGTAATTACAACACCGCCTTGTAGCTGTGTATAGCCCAGGCGTTCTGCCATCTCTGGAGTCAATTCTTGAACTGAGAAACCAAGTTGTGGAGTTGGTGTAGGTGGTTCCTGAGGAATTGCCATTCTTGATGGCTGCTTGGGACGCTCATCCAAAGTCACCATCATTCGCATTGGGGTACCATCGCGAACCAATTCTAATTCAACAGTTGCATCTGCTCGGGCGTCAGCGATCTCGTTTCTGAGGGCATTGCTGTTCTCAACAACTTCACCGTTGAGTTTCAGAACCACGTCTCCCTTTTGAAGACCTGCTTTTTCGGCGGGTGTCCCGGGCATAACCCCCGTGATCAGTGTCCCTTTGTTATCCTTCAGTCGGAAGGCCTTGGCTAGCTCAGGGGTAACATCTTGAATCCCAACACCCAACCATCCCCTGGAAACTCGACCCTCATCAATCAGGTCATTCATAATTCGGCGAGCCATGTTAATCGGAACCGCAAAGCCAATACCTTGATAGCCTCCGCTTCTGGTGAAGATCGCTGTATTCACTCCGACAATTTTGCCCTCCAAGTTAATCAAGGGACCACCACTATTTCCGGGATTGATCGCAGCATCTGTTTGAATGAAATCTTCGTATTCAGTAATTCCTATTCCGGTGCGGCCCTTGGCACTGACAATTCCAAAAGTCACCGTCTGTGTGAGACCAAATGGATTTCCTACAGCTATGACGGACTCTCCTACCAAAATTTCTTTTGAGTCTCCCATCACCAGTGTGGGCATTCCTTCCTCATCAACTTTAATAACTGAGATGTCAGACTCGGGATCAGTACCAATTAACTTGGCCTCAAGTTCCCTGCCATCAAACAATTGAACAGTGATCTTGTCCGCTTCTCCAACAACATGGTGATTGGTGAGAATAAAGCCATCCGAACGGACAATTGAACCAGATCCCATTCCTTCCTGACGGAATCGGTCATTGCCTCGACCTCTTGGGGGTCGCATACCTGGAAAGAAACGCTCAAAAAATTCATCATTGTAAAGATCACGAGGATTATTCGGAGTATTTCTGCCAGTGTTTGCAATCTCCTTCTCAACCTTGATGTGCACAACAGCTTGCTTAACATTCTGTACAAGAGCAGCTCGGGTCTTCGAAGCCCGAATCAAAGCTTGCAGGTCATCTTTTGACTGAGCATGCACAAACCCTACTGTAACAGCAGCTGTAACAGCAATGATGAGTAAGAGTAAGAAAGTCTTAGGAAGCGAAATGGGGGAGGATGGAAACAGTTTCGGATGGGAGTAGCTAATCATTAACGACCTCAAATTGGATGCAGATAGAATGATTTTCATGACACCCAAATATTGTAACTGCTTCTCTTCGGTTGTCAGTAGGCAATTGCAAAAATTACTTCTTGCTTGGAGGGTTCCCCAGTCAACATGCACTTACCAGCTCCAGGCTGATCGTTCATAGGGATGCATCGAATCGTTGCCTTGGTCTCATTTTTGATCTGATCCTCGACTTCTCTCGAACCATTCCAGTGAGCCCTGATAAACCCACCTTCCTGCTCGAGAATCTCTTTGAATTCTCCATAACTCTTGGCTGTTCGGGTATTTGCCTCACGGAAATCAAGAGCTCGCTGATAAAGATCCTGCTGGATCTGCTGCAACAGCATCATCACGTGATCTGCAATCTCATCTAAGGGTATCAACTTTTTATCACGCACATCTCTTCGTGCAACCATTGCAGACTGCTGCTTGACATCTCTTGGACCAATTTCCACTCTCACTGGCACTCCTTGCTGAATCCAATGGAAGAACTTATCTCCAGGTCGAAGATTGTCTCGATCATCAATTTGAATTCTCAAGTGATCCAAATGTTCTGCTAAACGTTGCTTGATCTTCTCAGCAAATTCAAGCGTCTGGCTCCGTTCCTGATCGTTTGAAAAGATGGGTACTAGAGCAACTGGCACCGGGGCAATACGTGGTGGTAGGATAAGTCCATCATCATCAGAGTGGGTCATGATCAGTCCCCCAATCATACGTGCGGAACTCCCCCAACTAGTAGTCCAAGCCAGTGATTGCTGGTTGTTTCGATCCAAGAACTGAATTTCGAAAGCCTTGGCAAAATTTTGCCCCAGATTATGGGACGTCGCACTCTGAAGAGCTTTACCATCCTGCATCATCGCTTCCACAGTGTAAGTAGATAGAGCACCAGGAAACTTCTCTGCCTCTGATTTCTTGCCAGGAATTACAGGAATCGCCAGATCGTCCTCCTGAAAGCTTCGATACACCTCCAGCATCTTGAGTGTCTCTTCCTGAGCTTCCTCGTAAGTTTCATGGGCGGTGTGTCCCTCTTGCCAAAGGAATTCAGAAGTCCTCAGAAAAAGTCGGGTTCGCTTTTCCCAACGCATCACATTAGCCCACTGGTTGATCAAAACCGGCAAATCTCGGTAGCTATTGATCCACTGCGCATACATGTGCCCGATCACTGTTTCAGAAGTCGGACGAATGACCAATGGTTCTTCCAACTCTTTACCTCCACCAATCGTCACCACCACACACTCTGGGCTGAATCCCTCAACATGCTCAGCTTCTCGATTCAGGAACTCTTGAGGAATCAACAGCGGGAAATATGCATTTACATGTCCCGTTTCTTTGAACATTCTGTCCAGCCGAGCCTGCATTGCTTCCCAGATCGCAAATCCGCTCGGGCGAATTACCATGCATCCCTTGACAGGAGCGTAATCAGCCAGCTGACCTGCTTTGATAACATCTAGATACCACTGGGAGTAGTTTTCACTTCGTGGGGTAATATTCTTGGCCATGAGATGATTTCTCTATCACTTTATTTACAAATCTTTTTTGAAAACCTTAAGTACCGCATCTACAGAAGACTAACAAGCACAACTAGGAAAAATGTTAGAAGAATCCAATTTGCCAAAGCAGCATTGCCAATAGATAGGAGGCCACCAAACCAATCCCACTGATCAACGCACCAATTTGCAGAATTTGTCGATTTTCGAGTAGTCCTGTTGCATAAGCCATCGCATTAGGAGTTGTGCTTACTGGTAACGCCATCGCGGGTGAACAAGAAAAAGTGACCAGAAGAACTAGCAACTTTGAACCGCCAATTTCGCCAAGGATGCTCACTGTTTCCCCAAGAGTTGCCATGATCGGCAGTAGTAAATTTGCTGTTGCAGTATTGGAGATAAAAGTCGACATCAATAGTCCCATCACTGTTGCCATCACTACGATCATCAGTGGAGGCAATTCAGCGAAAGGAATATTGGTGACGAGAGTTTGGCTGAGTCCTGTTGACTCCAGACCAAGCCCCAGTGCG
The nucleotide sequence above comes from SAR324 cluster bacterium. Encoded proteins:
- the ftsZ gene encoding cell division protein FtsZ gives rise to the protein MLDLGFANIQPVQSDTPNIKVIGIGGGGGNAINRMVDAGVSGIEFIAANTDLQDLNKSKATFKLQLGRSSTRGLGAGAKPEVGRAAAMESEAQIRESIDGADMVFITAGMGGGTGTGGAPVISRIARESRALTVGVVTLPFNFEASKRRRLAEEGIEELQKHVDTLIIIPNNNLLGIIDQRTSLMEAFSFADDVLRQGIQGISDLITLDGIVNLDFADVRTVMENKGKAVMGTGRASGDKRARRAAERAIQSPLLSDCNIRGARGILMNVVGSETMTLHEVHEASSFIEEQGHEDAVIIWGASINPSLGDEILITVIATGFDNQPSVSTKSSAEEIIKEVPESPIAEEQIPDIKEVEIEPERMVGFEPSEPTIALVTEEEEEVEVEEVNESNTPAIVFTLEPEVIEEEESSFAPEEEPRISFVAETDQAEHLIEKNEIQPEPIPTLSLDAVEEGIPEVADDESKEPPFYSLGGSEVGDEEVEPVIYVAAPTNHFLEERVPLEEPDEAVGQVEAIPTIQKTNAPPDRNEDSVIVETVEPVIAVATASGARIRRPEVVETETTPKEIFNSSAAKKLTDAHKRRSQELKEMSRTTESIVNNVDVTGKTTISTANPTLTAQPTIRGFQNRRDFHKNLDIPTFIRKKLSPPSN
- the ftsA gene encoding cell division protein FtsA, which gives rise to MPSKSKSTNLVVGLDIGTTKICAIAVDANSKEQLHVVGVGTAKSEGLRKGVVVNIEKTVNSIKKAIEECELMCGQQINSVYAGIAGHHIKGQNSRGMVTVHNRTVSEEDIRRVIDAAQVLIPNDREVLHILPQEFIVDEQDGVQNPLEMAAALLEVKVHIVTGSVTSAQNIVKCCNQAGLEVDDIVLEPLASSQAVLSPDEQEVGVVLVDIGGGTTDITIYSEGSIVHTAVLALGGNHLTHDIAIGLSTPLAEAEEIKHEHGVAMVDLVGSEETIHVPSVGGRNNRSVQKQVLAEIIEARFREIFEFIAQEIEKSEYRSVMASGVVITGGTCIMPGADGLASQVLNLPVRVGFPENVAGLQELIYSPKYATSVGLVRYGINSNQGKLNFSGDDTNMFHKVARRMKEWLHEFF
- the trkA gene encoding Trk system potassium transporter TrkA, producing the protein MENENVLILGLGGVGMHLTKRLSNEGHAVTVIETDPHLLRQASEQLDVRIVSGNSMQLQLWEHARAKQMDLMLAVTNDDATNMMAGLIADKYGIRRKIARVRSLDFEKGSLLPAEELKIDLMVHPEELVAKEIERLVLRAAGNDMIDVCEGRMKVLGLRVTEQTPIVWKTPRELAAVYPFSFRLVAIARGITTMIPGANEVVRPFDQVFLFALEQDIPRIMREMGVQQRTLQRVMILGGGRIGRRVAQLLEGSMSVVLVEKDIHTAEELAGLLRNTQVIHGDGTDANTLITANLDEMDTFIATTGENETNIISCLLSKHLMNKQNRDPNGSVGKTIALVNKEDYLVLASTIGLDIALNTKISAANEILKFIRRSELLSVAHLHGVDAEVVELLAPSGSLITKKPLRKLANYMQDHKILVGGVESGGEWQVAVGDTHIQPGDRVIAVCPSLNLNDVRRLFQ
- a CDS encoding ribose-phosphate pyrophosphokinase, producing MDHHSNYLLVSNVSDASFAIGVAHARSQKIDISDIVGLKTFVNSEFCPRFLLDDPTEENLGFGLQGKSVYILSTSSAHYTRNELAMRNCLLASAAKENGAEFVALVEPDLFYSAQDRGPRTRNHPQALDFTSKVKFVGQPCSAELYARMLKAAGVDLVMTVHNHKPEVVKEIYQNVFAGEQSTGKPRYINLDIAHIVANYVLRSGLVRLWNYGEHVGFVAPDDGAVDFVRKVQEFSGLRNSLLVTMKKTRHGQRDVEIDASNDVSLLKNRDVFILDDMVRTGGTIAASVKMLAENPSCAPEKIFFYSTHTYICPEARENLNSPYLTQFITTNTIPNVLNRDDQGRLRKKTVVLKLEPWIGHAVQHCLEYGENPDEIYDASSVGHADGFYAVDISSKNPISDRSQLGQYEMMI
- a CDS encoding Do family serine endopeptidase, yielding MISYSHPKLFPSSPISLPKTFLLLLIIAVTAAVTVGFVHAQSKDDLQALIRASKTRAALVQNVKQAVVHIKVEKEIANTGRNTPNNPRDLYNDEFFERFFPGMRPPRGRGNDRFRQEGMGSGSIVRSDGFILTNHHVVGEADKITVQLFDGRELEAKLIGTDPESDISVIKVDEEGMPTLVMGDSKEILVGESVIAVGNPFGLTQTVTFGIVSAKGRTGIGITEYEDFIQTDAAINPGNSGGPLINLEGKIVGVNTAIFTRSGGYQGIGFAVPINMARRIMNDLIDEGRVSRGWLGVGIQDVTPELAKAFRLKDNKGTLITGVMPGTPAEKAGLQKGDVVLKLNGEVVENSNALRNEIADARADATVELELVRDGTPMRMMVTLDERPKQPSRMAIPQEPPTPTPQLGFSVQELTPEMAERLGYTQLQGGVVITEVEPDSSASEAGLRAGMLVVEMDRQNIDNLADFRRVGSERSLQDGILLLVRTQQGSQYIFLQGD
- the proS gene encoding proline--tRNA ligase, coding for MAKNITPRSENYSQWYLDVIKAGQLADYAPVKGCMVIRPSGFAIWEAMQARLDRMFKETGHVNAYFPLLIPQEFLNREAEHVEGFSPECVVVTIGGGKELEEPLVIRPTSETVIGHMYAQWINSYRDLPVLINQWANVMRWEKRTRLFLRTSEFLWQEGHTAHETYEEAQEETLKMLEVYRSFQEDDLAIPVIPGKKSEAEKFPGALSTYTVEAMMQDGKALQSATSHNLGQNFAKAFEIQFLDRNNQQSLAWTTSWGSSARMIGGLIMTHSDDDGLILPPRIAPVPVALVPIFSNDQERSQTLEFAEKIKQRLAEHLDHLRIQIDDRDNLRPGDKFFHWIQQGVPVRVEIGPRDVKQQSAMVARRDVRDKKLIPLDEIADHVMMLLQQIQQDLYQRALDFREANTRTAKSYGEFKEILEQEGGFIRAHWNGSREVEDQIKNETKATIRCIPMNDQPGAGKCMLTGEPSKQEVIFAIAY